The Mauremys mutica isolate MM-2020 ecotype Southern chromosome 1, ASM2049712v1, whole genome shotgun sequence genome has a segment encoding these proteins:
- the ARFIP2 gene encoding arfaptin-2 isoform X2: MLLPLGESGTSCSTQPQPPSQNKGESLNLTGSKGNASKHRARGPVELTASRCQGPGAEQEPGRSQWKMSPSHTSGKGPTGEIFGNGGVQANSQIPIMTDGLMSKAATMEIPINGTGDTGSLPEDDSLEQDLQQVMVSGPNLNETSIVSGGYGGTAEGIIPTSSGLHLPHPGPLATGDEAARGIAVEKFDIVKKWGINTYKCTKQLISERFGRGSRTVDLELETQIELLRDTKRKYECVLQLARALTHHFYSLVQTQHALGDAFSDLSQKSPELQEEFGCNAETQKLLCKNGETLLGAVNFFVSSINTLVNKTMEDTLMTVKQYETARLEYDAYRTDLEELSMGPRDASTLCRLDAAQSHFQSHKGKYEKLRADVAIKLKFLEENKIQVMHQQQLLFHNAVSAYFAGNQQQLAQTLRQFNIKLKTPGAEKPSWLEEQ; the protein is encoded by the exons ATGCTACTCCCTCTAGGTGAATCGGGGACCTCCTGTTCCACAcaaccccagcccccctcccagaaCAAGGGAGAGTCACTGAACCTGACAGGGAGCAAAGGAAACGCTTCTAAACACAGGGCACGtgggcctgtggaactcactgccagcaGGTGCCAGGgcccaggagctgagcaggagCCGGGAAGGTCCCAGTGGAAGATGAGCCCCAGCCATACATCAGGGAAGGGGCCCACAGGGGAGATCTTCGGGAATGGGGGCGTTCAGGCCAACTCTCAG ATCCCGATCATGACGGATGGGCTCATGAGCAAAGCTGCCACCATGGAGATCCCCATCAACGGAACCGGGGACACGGGCAGCCTGCCGGAGGACGACAGCCTGGAGCAG GACTTGCAGCAGGTGATGGTGTCGGGGCCCAACCTGAACGAGACCAGCATTGTGTCGGGGGGCTACGGGGGCACCGCTGAGGGGATCATCCCCACCA GCTCCGGGCTGCACCTGCCCCACCCCGGCCCCCTGGCAACGGGAGACGAGGCTGCCCGGGGCATCGCTGTGGAGAAGTTTGATATTGTCAAGAAATGGGGCATCAACACATACAAA TGCACCAAGCAGCTGATCTCGGAGCGCTTCGGCCGGGGCTCGCGCACAGTGGACCTGGAGCTGGAGACGCAGATCGAGCTGCTGCGTGACACGAAGCGCAAATACGAGTGTGTTCTGCAGCTGGCACGGGCACTGACCCACCACTTCTACAGCCTGGTGCAGACCCAGCACGCCCTGGGCGACGCCTTCTCCGACCTGAGCCAGAAATCCCCCGAGCTGCAG gaggagtttggctgtaatgcagaGACGCAGAAGCTGCTGTGTAAGAACGGAGAGACCTTGCTCGGGGCTGTCAACTTCTTCGTCTCCAGCATCAACACCCTGGTGAACAAGACTATGGAGGACACGCTCATGACTGTTAAGCAGTATGAGACGGCCAG GCTGGAGTACGACGCCTACCGCACAGACCTGGAGGAGCTGAGCATGGGCCCACGGGACGCCAGCACCCTGTGCCGCCTCGACGCCGCCCAGAGCCACTTCCAGAGCCACAAGGGGAAGTACGAGAAGCTGCGGGCCGACGTGGCCATCAAGCTCAAGTTCCTGGAGGAGAAcaag ATCCAAGTgatgcaccagcagcagctgctctttcaCAACGCCGTCTCCGCCTACTTCGCCGGCAAccagcagcagctggcccagACCCTGCGGCAATTCAACATCAAGCTGAAGACGCCGGGTGCCGAGAAGCCCTCGTGGCTGGAGGAGCAGTGA
- the ARFIP2 gene encoding arfaptin-2 isoform X1, whose protein sequence is MLLPLGESGTSCSTQPQPPSQNKGESLNLTGSKGNASKHRARGPVELTASRCQGPGAEQEPGRSQWKMSPSHTSGKGPTGEIFGNGGVQANSQIPIMTDGLMSKAATMEIPINGTGDTGSLPEDDSLEQDLQQVMVSGPNLNETSIVSGGYGGTAEGIIPTSTVKGPAVRYNASFPGLRLLQAQGSFVTSHSSQGPSISPSESAASRIASQADASAGSGLHLPHPGPLATGDEAARGIAVEKFDIVKKWGINTYKCTKQLISERFGRGSRTVDLELETQIELLRDTKRKYECVLQLARALTHHFYSLVQTQHALGDAFSDLSQKSPELQEEFGCNAETQKLLCKNGETLLGAVNFFVSSINTLVNKTMEDTLMTVKQYETAR, encoded by the exons ATGCTACTCCCTCTAGGTGAATCGGGGACCTCCTGTTCCACAcaaccccagcccccctcccagaaCAAGGGAGAGTCACTGAACCTGACAGGGAGCAAAGGAAACGCTTCTAAACACAGGGCACGtgggcctgtggaactcactgccagcaGGTGCCAGGgcccaggagctgagcaggagCCGGGAAGGTCCCAGTGGAAGATGAGCCCCAGCCATACATCAGGGAAGGGGCCCACAGGGGAGATCTTCGGGAATGGGGGCGTTCAGGCCAACTCTCAG ATCCCGATCATGACGGATGGGCTCATGAGCAAAGCTGCCACCATGGAGATCCCCATCAACGGAACCGGGGACACGGGCAGCCTGCCGGAGGACGACAGCCTGGAGCAG GACTTGCAGCAGGTGATGGTGTCGGGGCCCAACCTGAACGAGACCAGCATTGTGTCGGGGGGCTACGGGGGCACCGCTGAGGGGATCATCCCCACCAGCACTGTCAAAG GCCCTGCAGTGCGGTATAACGCCTCCTTCCCGGGACTGCGGCTCCTCCAGGCACAAG GCTCCTTTGTCACATCTCATTCCTCCCAAGGACCATCCATCTCACCCAGTGAATCTGCTGCCAGCCGGATCGCCAGCCAGGCAGATGCATCAGCAG GCTCCGGGCTGCACCTGCCCCACCCCGGCCCCCTGGCAACGGGAGACGAGGCTGCCCGGGGCATCGCTGTGGAGAAGTTTGATATTGTCAAGAAATGGGGCATCAACACATACAAA TGCACCAAGCAGCTGATCTCGGAGCGCTTCGGCCGGGGCTCGCGCACAGTGGACCTGGAGCTGGAGACGCAGATCGAGCTGCTGCGTGACACGAAGCGCAAATACGAGTGTGTTCTGCAGCTGGCACGGGCACTGACCCACCACTTCTACAGCCTGGTGCAGACCCAGCACGCCCTGGGCGACGCCTTCTCCGACCTGAGCCAGAAATCCCCCGAGCTGCAG gaggagtttggctgtaatgcagaGACGCAGAAGCTGCTGTGTAAGAACGGAGAGACCTTGCTCGGGGCTGTCAACTTCTTCGTCTCCAGCATCAACACCCTGGTGAACAAGACTATGGAGGACACGCTCATGACTGTTAAGCAGTATGAGACGGCCAGGTGA